In Geoalkalibacter sp., a single genomic region encodes these proteins:
- a CDS encoding CFI-box-CTERM domain-containing protein translates to MTVRIREADYVTSGGTTYPVRADLVRGHLMIIASGGTMELEPSFGDNPDPLDPAYSIVQYDPGPQDLTGNVGKVRQRLKAMVDEGDNNRIVGVDGQTIWADGTTVETTPAYALGDTLFYDTSNSNGAGRWIMGINGNQECTNPAVILFHELAHSFRNHGLGSVADEEREAIEDENWLREALGLVPRDPERLDGGVGCPGDGCCIVATVACGSPYAADVNRLRRLRDDVLRGSTLGARFFDALFREYYAFSVEIARTLVRDAAARGQVEQWLVRPLVGILEVMKNYRLAPGDRQGLGRDLLALLRESPAASPEQVREAGRLLELLAAGETAEEKGGLNEATWRIRALLAVWLPRSPHVRWGIIEPLRIHGAALTRFAGENDAETAGVWLSEQIDAWLRTLPLQALGELTPALIDEFAASVFEEENSRQKLSATWRARCNLSDAPLAPPQPGSLP, encoded by the coding sequence ATGACTGTTCGCATTCGGGAAGCTGATTATGTCACCTCCGGCGGCACCACCTATCCGGTGCGCGCCGACCTGGTGCGCGGCCATCTGATGATCATCGCCTCGGGCGGAACCATGGAGTTGGAGCCTTCCTTCGGCGACAATCCCGACCCCCTCGACCCGGCCTATTCCATCGTCCAATACGACCCCGGCCCTCAGGATCTCACCGGCAACGTGGGAAAGGTACGCCAACGTCTCAAGGCCATGGTCGATGAAGGCGACAACAACCGCATCGTCGGCGTCGACGGCCAGACCATCTGGGCCGACGGCACCACGGTGGAAACGACACCGGCCTATGCCCTGGGCGACACCCTCTTCTACGACACCTCCAATTCCAACGGCGCCGGCCGCTGGATCATGGGCATCAACGGCAACCAGGAATGCACCAACCCCGCGGTGATCCTGTTTCACGAGCTGGCCCATTCGTTTCGCAATCACGGCCTCGGCAGCGTGGCCGACGAGGAACGCGAGGCCATCGAGGATGAGAACTGGCTGCGCGAGGCCCTGGGCCTGGTGCCGCGCGACCCAGAGCGGCTCGACGGCGGCGTCGGCTGTCCCGGCGACGGCTGCTGCATCGTCGCCACCGTCGCCTGCGGCTCGCCCTACGCCGCCGACGTCAATCGCCTGCGCCGCCTGCGCGACGACGTCCTGCGCGGCTCGACCCTGGGAGCACGCTTTTTCGATGCGCTGTTTCGCGAGTACTATGCCTTCAGCGTGGAGATCGCACGGACTCTGGTGCGCGACGCGGCGGCGCGCGGTCAGGTGGAGCAGTGGCTGGTACGGCCGTTGGTAGGCATTCTGGAGGTGATGAAGAACTATCGCCTGGCGCCCGGGGATCGGCAAGGTTTGGGGCGCGATCTCCTGGCGCTGCTGCGGGAAAGTCCGGCGGCGTCCCCGGAGCAGGTCCGGGAGGCGGGCAGGCTTCTCGAACTGCTAGCTGCGGGCGAAACAGCGGAGGAAAAGGGCGGCTTGAACGAGGCGACTTGGCGCATCCGCGCCCTTCTCGCTGTTTGGCTACCGCGCTCGCCCCATGTGCGGTGGGGCATTATCGAACCCCTGCGCATCCATGGCGCGGCGTTGACGCGCTTTGCCGGCGAAAACGATGCCGAAACGGCGGGAGTCTGGCTGTCCGAACAGATCGATGCCTGGCTGCGCACCTTGCCCCTTCAAGCGCTGGGCGAGCTTACACCAGCGCTCATCGATGAATTCGCCGCCAGTGTGTTCGAGGAAGAGAACTCCCGCCAGAAACTGAGCGCGACTTGGCGTGCCCGCTGCAACCTCAGCGATGCGCCCCTCGCCCCACCCCAACCCGGGAGCCTGCCATGA
- the uvrB gene encoding excinuclease ABC subunit UvrB yields the protein MASFELVTSYQPRGDQPQAIAELVEGVRRGDRHQVLLGVTGSGKTFTMANVAAALHRPTLVLAPNKTLAAQLYGEFKELFPRNAVEYFVSYYDYYQPEAYIPTTDTFIEKDSAINEEIDKLRHSATRSLLTRRDVLIVASVSCIYGLGSPEAYNGMLIELAVGLEVERNALLRRLVEIQYQRNDVDFHRGTFRVRGDVVEIFPAYEETRALRVTFFGDEIEEIAEIDPLRGKIIDKLPRVYVFPASHYVATQPTLERAIKEIQEDLRLRLTELRAAGKLVEAQRLEQRTLFDIEMMEEMGYCQGIENYSRYLENRPPGSAPATLLDYFPDDGLLFIDESHVTVSQVGGMYRGDRSRKQTLVDYGFRLPAALDNRPLTFEEFEARQFQTVYVSATPGNYELQKAQGVVVEQIVRPTGLVDPPIEVRPARHQVDDLIHEIRATIAQGYRVLVTTLTKRMAEDLTGYLEELGIRVRYLHSDIDTVQRMEIIRDLRQGVFDVLVGINLLREGLDIPEVALVAILDADKEGFLRSERSLIQTCGRAARNVDGRVIMYADRITRSMQACIDETGRRREAQLVYNAEHGITPESVKKSMRSILEDIAERGDHVDLPLAAEEETEYRSPEQLRKEIARLKKDMLAAAAALDFERAAELRDRMLVLEKKELDLRG from the coding sequence ATGGCCAGCTTCGAACTCGTGACATCTTACCAGCCACGCGGCGACCAGCCCCAGGCCATCGCCGAACTGGTCGAGGGCGTGCGGCGCGGCGACCGCCACCAGGTGCTGCTCGGCGTCACCGGCTCGGGCAAGACCTTCACCATGGCCAACGTCGCTGCCGCCCTGCATCGCCCGACCCTGGTGCTGGCGCCCAACAAGACGCTCGCCGCCCAGCTCTACGGCGAATTCAAGGAGCTCTTCCCGCGCAACGCCGTCGAATACTTTGTCAGCTACTACGACTACTACCAGCCCGAAGCCTACATCCCCACCACCGACACCTTCATCGAGAAGGATTCGGCCATCAACGAGGAGATCGATAAGCTGCGCCACAGCGCCACCCGTTCACTTTTGACGCGGCGCGATGTGCTGATTGTCGCCTCGGTGTCGTGCATCTACGGCCTGGGTTCGCCGGAAGCCTACAACGGCATGCTCATCGAACTGGCGGTGGGTCTGGAGGTGGAGCGCAACGCCCTGCTGCGCCGCCTGGTGGAAATCCAGTACCAGCGCAACGATGTGGATTTTCACCGCGGCACCTTCCGCGTGCGCGGCGACGTGGTGGAGATTTTTCCCGCCTACGAGGAAACCCGCGCCCTGCGCGTCACCTTCTTTGGCGATGAAATCGAGGAAATCGCCGAGATCGATCCCCTGCGCGGCAAAATCATCGACAAGCTGCCGCGCGTCTACGTGTTCCCCGCCAGCCACTACGTGGCCACCCAGCCGACCCTGGAGCGCGCCATCAAGGAGATTCAGGAGGATCTGCGCCTGCGCCTCACCGAACTGCGCGCCGCCGGCAAGCTGGTCGAGGCGCAGCGTCTGGAGCAGCGCACCCTGTTCGACATCGAGATGATGGAGGAGATGGGCTACTGCCAGGGCATCGAGAATTATTCGCGCTACCTGGAGAACCGTCCCCCCGGTTCGGCGCCCGCGACCCTGCTCGACTACTTTCCCGACGACGGCCTGCTCTTCATCGACGAGAGCCACGTCACCGTCTCCCAGGTGGGCGGCATGTATCGCGGCGACCGTTCGCGCAAGCAGACCCTGGTGGATTACGGCTTTCGCCTGCCGGCGGCGCTGGACAACCGGCCCCTGACCTTCGAGGAATTCGAGGCGCGCCAATTCCAGACCGTGTACGTTTCGGCCACTCCCGGCAACTACGAGCTGCAAAAGGCGCAAGGGGTGGTGGTCGAGCAGATCGTGCGGCCCACCGGCCTGGTCGATCCGCCCATCGAAGTGCGCCCGGCGCGGCATCAGGTGGACGATCTGATTCACGAGATCCGCGCGACCATCGCCCAGGGCTATCGGGTGCTGGTGACGACCCTGACCAAGCGCATGGCCGAGGATCTCACCGGCTATCTGGAAGAACTCGGCATCCGCGTGCGCTACCTGCACTCGGACATCGACACCGTGCAGCGCATGGAGATCATCCGCGATTTGCGTCAGGGGGTGTTCGACGTGCTGGTCGGCATCAACCTGCTGCGCGAGGGCCTGGACATCCCCGAGGTGGCTCTGGTGGCGATTCTCGATGCGGACAAGGAGGGCTTTTTGCGCTCCGAGCGTTCCCTGATCCAGACCTGCGGACGCGCCGCGCGCAACGTCGACGGGCGCGTCATCATGTACGCCGACCGCATCACCCGCTCCATGCAGGCCTGTATCGACGAAACGGGACGGCGGCGCGAGGCGCAGCTCGTCTACAACGCCGAGCACGGCATCACGCCCGAGTCGGTGAAAAAATCCATGCGCTCGATTCTCGAGGATATCGCCGAGCGCGGCGATCATGTCGATCTGCCCCTGGCCGCCGAGGAAGAAACGGAATACCGCTCCCCCGAGCAGTTGCGCAAGGAGATCGCGCGCCTCAAAAAAGACATGCTCGCCGCCGCCGCCGCCCTGGACTTCGAGCGCGCCGCCGAACTGCGCGACCGCATGCTGGTGCTGGAGAAGAAGGAGTTGGACCTGCGGGGGTGA
- a CDS encoding acyl-CoA mutase large subunit family protein, protein VAIDSLADMEILFDQIPLDKVSTSMTINATASVLLAMYIAVAEKQGVSSEQVMGTIQNDILKEYMARGTYIYPPRESMRIITDIFAYCKDHVPQWNTISISGYHIREAGSSAVQEVAFTLADGIAYVEAAVKAGLDVDDFAPRLAFFFNAHNNLLEEVAKFRAARRLWAKIMKERFGAKNPRSQMLRFHTQTAGCTLTAQQPDNNIMRVTIQALAAVLGGTQSLHTNSRDEALALPTEESVRIALRTQQVIAYESGAADSIDPLAGSYLVESLTDQIEAQAADYIRRIDDLGGAAEAISRGFQQKEIQDSAYAYQKSVEGNDQIIVGVNRFTVKEAPPKDLLKVKPEVEIAQKQALAALKARRDQNAVAQKLAALKSAAQGDANLMPFILDAVKVYATLGEISNTLREVFGEHQETVVL, encoded by the coding sequence GGTGGCCATCGATTCCCTGGCCGACATGGAAATCCTCTTCGACCAGATTCCCCTCGACAAAGTCTCCACCTCCATGACCATCAACGCCACCGCCTCGGTGCTGCTCGCCATGTACATCGCCGTGGCCGAGAAGCAGGGCGTGTCCTCCGAGCAGGTCATGGGCACCATCCAGAACGACATCCTCAAGGAATACATGGCGCGCGGCACCTACATCTACCCGCCGCGCGAGTCCATGCGCATCATCACCGACATCTTCGCCTACTGCAAGGATCACGTGCCCCAGTGGAACACCATCTCCATCTCCGGCTACCACATCCGCGAGGCGGGTTCGAGCGCCGTGCAGGAAGTGGCCTTCACCCTGGCCGACGGCATCGCCTATGTCGAGGCGGCGGTCAAGGCGGGCCTCGATGTCGATGACTTCGCGCCGCGTCTGGCCTTTTTCTTCAACGCCCACAACAACCTGCTCGAAGAGGTGGCCAAGTTCCGCGCCGCGCGCCGCCTGTGGGCGAAGATCATGAAGGAGCGCTTCGGCGCCAAGAACCCGCGCAGCCAGATGCTGCGTTTCCACACCCAGACCGCCGGTTGCACCCTGACCGCCCAGCAGCCCGACAACAACATCATGCGCGTCACCATCCAGGCCCTGGCGGCGGTGCTCGGCGGCACCCAGTCCCTGCACACCAACAGCCGCGACGAGGCCCTGGCCCTGCCCACCGAGGAGTCGGTGCGCATCGCCCTGCGCACCCAGCAGGTCATCGCGTACGAATCGGGCGCGGCCGATTCCATCGACCCCCTGGCCGGCTCCTATCTGGTGGAAAGCTTGACGGATCAGATCGAGGCGCAAGCCGCCGACTACATCCGCCGCATCGACGATCTGGGCGGCGCGGCCGAGGCCATCAGCCGCGGTTTCCAGCAGAAGGAAATTCAGGATTCGGCCTACGCCTACCAGAAATCCGTGGAAGGCAACGATCAGATCATCGTCGGCGTCAACCGCTTTACCGTCAAGGAAGCGCCGCCCAAGGACCTGCTCAAGGTCAAGCCCGAGGTGGAAATCGCCCAGAAGCAGGCCCTGGCCGCCCTCAAGGCCCGGCGCGACCAGAACGCCGTGGCGCAGAAGCTCGCCGCCCTGAAGAGCGCCGCCCAGGGCGACGCCAACCTCATGCCCTTCATTCTCGACGCCGTCAAGGTCTACGCCACCCTCGGCGAGATCTCCAACACCCTGCGCGAGGTGTTCGGCGAGCACCAGGAGACGGTGGTTCTGTAA